One Cryptosporidium parvum Iowa II chromosome 5, whole genome shotgun sequence DNA segment encodes these proteins:
- a CDS encoding WD repeat containing protein: protein MNECDFEQKSLIIEKTFSKTPYIAYNLEPLNHSNPDDKQTYIALSNLNGKSYYVEVLIYNSESNDLEIGYLYDHIFSPVGGVHWMPRNEVNLEESILGTASDSIRLFKEGNLICDLRLKDLELNSMRLENVYNSYHTKITSFSFSEYIEGDIVSSTLDGRCIIWSVDEAEQIKYSKGAILENLLNEYKSRSILSISQMENFTIMDVCFGYSKDNIIIGVNNGLAVSMDLRSPFKQSSSLLADCILGWDTIPEQKISHTKLCCIKNTSYFCRGILSKGIVEIFDIRKTCGPLFKLNTSKTNLDSSENNIVSIESKNSEEILIAYSNGLINTFNINKENSSNPIEYENNLYTYSFSSLDISKQVNSFLGISSVHMQNNTGIKISKYAKC, encoded by the coding sequence ATGAATGAATGCGATTTTGAGcaaaaatctttaataatagaaaaaacATTTTCAAAAACACCGTATATAGCTTACAATTTAGAGCCCTTAAACCATTCAAATCCTGATGACAAACAAACATATATTGCATTGTCCAATTTAAATGGTAAGAGTTACTATGTAGaagttttaatatataatagtGAAAGTAACGACCTTGAAATTGGATATTTATATGATCATATTTTTAGTCCAGTGGGTGGAGTACATTGGATGCCTAGAAATGAAGTTAACCTTGAAGAAAGTATACTTGGAACAGCTAGTGATAGTATAAGACTCTTTAAAGAAGGAAATTTGATTTGTGATTTAAGGCTTAAAGACTTAGAGTTAAATAGTATGCGCTTAGAGAATGTATATAACTCATATCACACAAAAATAACCagtttttcattttcagaaTATATTGAGGGAGATATAGTTTCTTCAACATTGGATGGAAGGTGTATAATTTGGAGTGTTGATGAAGCagaacaaataaaatattcaaaaggAGCTATTTTAGAGAATTTgttaaatgaatataagAGTAGATCTATTCTCAGTATTTCTCAAATGGAGAATTTTACAATAATGGATGTTTGTTTTGGTTATTCCAAAGATAATATCATAATAGGAGTAAACAATGGACTTGCAGTTTCTATGGATTTAAGATCTCCTTTTAAACAATCATCCTCACTATTGGCAGATTGTATTTTAGGGTGGGACACAATTCCAGAACAGAAAATTTCACATACTAAATTATGCTgtattaaaaatacaaGTTATTTTTGCAGAGGAATTTTATCTAAAGGTATTGTagaaatttttgatataaGAAAAACATGTGGTCCATTATTCAAGCTAAATACAAGCAAAACAAATCTAGATTCCTCggaaaataatatagtTTCTATTGAAAGTAAGAATTCTGAAGAAATACTTATTGCTTATAGCAATGGATTAATCAACActttcaatataaataaagaaaattcatcaaatcctattgaatatgaaaataatttatatactTACAGCTTTTCATCATTAGATATTTCTAAACAAgttaattcttttcttgGAATTTCCAGTGTACACATGCAAAATAATACCGGtataaaaatttcaaaatatgcTAAATGTTGA
- a CDS encoding protein with 8 transmembrane domains: MDAEAIRLINEREGYNFSRCYVFILTIFFGFFFLYLERIKTERVLYLFIPSRVKKLISEGIKSEKKEIKKWNLRIRGISLIHALLSTIFSIIVLFSREIRQDPYSGKPNFWLITSSYSMGYFLWDVSIIIREWNQNKDSVVWFFHGFVSLISLSTSYFISEQPLIEILSLGIITEFSTVILSIRYCYHIIGDTTSLSCKLVSYLFLVAFFFTRNIILPYAFHTQMFNAFKFGPTFKSKARVCIFFPIGELFNIMNIYWLYKVVKNVFNPNDVPDNSGKKECNKPQLDDIDELQIPESQNNILLDSRQNTSEVDTEFDSSKEKKD; this comes from the coding sequence ATGGATGCTGAAGCTATCAGATTAATTAACGAAAGAGAAGGCTACAACTTTTCACGTTGTTATGTTTTcatattaacaatattttttggatttttctttctataTTTAGAGAGGATCAAAACTGAAAGAGtattgtatttatttattcccTCAAGAGTTAAAAAGTTGATTTCTGAAGGTATTAAGAGtgaaaaaaaggaaattaaGAAATGGAACTTAAGAATTCGTGGTATTTCCCTAATTCATGCTTTGCTATCAACAATATTTTCCATAATAGTACTATTTAGTCGGGAAATTAGACAAGATCCATATAGTGGGAAGCCAAACTTTTGGTTAATTACTAGTTCATATTCTATGGGATATTTTTTATGGGATgtttcaataattattagagAATGGAATCAGAATAAAGACTCAGTTGTATGGTTTTTCCATGGATTTGTATCTTTAATTTCCCTATCAACTTCTTATTTTATATCAGAACAGCCTTTGATTGAAATACTTTCTCTTGGTATAATTACAGAGTTTTCAACAGTAATTCTAAGTATTAGATATTGCTATCATATTATTGGGGATACAACATCTTTGTCATGTAAATTAGTAAGCTACTTATTCCTTGttgctttcttttttaCAAGAAATATCATACTTCCATATGCCTTTCATACCCAAATGTTTAATGCCTTTAAGTTTGGCCCAACCTTTAAATCAAAAGCAAGAGTTTGTATATTTTTCCCTATTGGAGAGTTATTTAACattatgaatatttacTGGTTATATAAGGTGGTAAAAAATGTGTTTAATCCAAATGATGTTCCTGATAATTCtggaaaaaaagaatgtaATAAACCACAACTTGATGATATAGATGAATTGCAAATCCCAGAAtcacaaaataatatactCCTTGATTCTAGACAAAATACTTCCGAAGTTGACACTGAATTCGACTCTTctaaagagaaaaaagaCTAA